From Calothrix sp. PCC 6303, a single genomic window includes:
- a CDS encoding thermonuclease family protein, whose translation MIQKLYSERFKYRTPLQTSPRCRERVKSQILNIQKVYFSTIFSIFLLCLLFLAVGCQPQKQAQTPPLQVKVVRVVSGQTFEVLGMGDQPNLISQVRLIGIEAPDLRQRPWGDDSKTSLESLIAEQPVTLEFDVEAKDKIGRTLAYIWKDKILLNEQMVRNGSALFIARSPNHKYDLKLERAQQWARLMGKGIWNPEKPMRVSPSEFRRVNR comes from the coding sequence ATGATCCAAAAACTATACTCCGAACGGTTCAAATATAGAACCCCTCTTCAAACCTCTCCCCGGTGCAGAGAGAGGGTTAAGAGCCAGATTTTAAATATTCAAAAAGTATACTTTTCAACCATTTTTAGTATATTCTTACTATGTCTACTATTTTTAGCTGTGGGTTGTCAACCACAAAAACAAGCTCAAACTCCACCGCTACAAGTGAAAGTGGTACGAGTTGTCAGTGGACAAACCTTTGAAGTTTTGGGTATGGGGGATCAACCAAATTTAATATCACAAGTTCGGTTGATTGGGATTGAAGCACCCGATTTACGTCAGCGTCCTTGGGGGGATGACTCTAAAACCAGTTTGGAGTCGTTAATTGCTGAACAACCTGTAACCTTAGAATTTGATGTGGAAGCAAAAGATAAAATTGGACGGACTTTAGCTTACATCTGGAAAGACAAAATACTATTAAACGAGCAAATGGTACGTAATGGTAGCGCTCTGTTCATTGCGCGATCGCCTAATCATAAGTATGACCTAAAACTCGAACGCGCTCAACAATGGGCGAGACTTATGGGTAAGGGAATTTGGAACCCAGAGAAGCCTATGCGAGTCTCTCCTAGCGAATTTCGACGGGTTAATAGATAG